One genomic window of Streptomyces sp. NBC_01498 includes the following:
- a CDS encoding phosphodiester glycosidase family protein → MGPGIARRSVVLIAAVTALTTGAITPSLADSTPDPRPRDAAEVLRPVTPPPAGRPGGAPRSVVDGDGIETARGTRPVAPGIGLTSYDRLESDKWLRVDTLSVDLGAGGVRADYLSSGTVADRRSVSELAAAHDPGEGRRTVAAVNADFFDINETGAPQGPGIRDGALTHSPAAGAHRAVGIGPGNAGRVLELYFDGTLTLPTGTHPLAAYNAANVPPGGIGAYTPAWGRADRALTVDRATPAAEAVVRDGKVVTVTDAPGSGPIEPGSTVLVGREAGAVRLRALRPGDPVAMEYRPRTDSGPLPRTAVGGRELLVVDGVPQNHEGQGNNTAAPRTAVGFSPDGREMTVLTVDGRQADSGGVTLTELGVMMRRAGAYHALNLDGGGSSTLVAREPGSDTLQVENAPSDGSERTVPNGLALTAPDGSGSLDGFWVETRTPAATAPGDDPVRGGRPERVFPGLTRALTAAGYDETYGPARGEPRWRAERPGVGRVDGDGLFTARGGGTTEVHAERGPAGGTIELTVLGDLARLRPTTTRVGLADGDATGTFGIVGLDAHGASAPVEPRDVELTYDRALFTVADDGRGAFTVTSRTGAGAGLITATVDGVTTSLAVSVGLQEQQVSALDDAADWTFSHARAAGSVGAVPDGQTGTGLRLTYDFGLSTATRAAYANPPRQIPVPGQPQSFTLWIKGDGKGAWPTLHLKDAAGSDQLLRGPYVTWTGWRQVTFAVPQGVATPLSVHRFYLAETAADKQYTGEILIDGLTAQVPPTVDLPEQRPAADPLIDTAAGTEDRDWRFAVMSDAQFVAREPDGAIVLRARRTLREIRAAKPDFLVINGDLVDEGSPADLAFARRVLTEELGDEVPWYYVPGNHEVMGGRIDNFVAEFGPAHRVFDHRGTRFVTLDTSALSLRGGGFAQIEALRAQLDAAAGDPRVGSVMVLAHVPPRDPTAQKASQLGDRKEAALLEDWLADFRRVSGKGAGFIGSHVGVFDASRVDGVPYLINGNSGKNPAAPAGEGGFTGWSLVGVDRVSGGEQSAARHRPWTGGPDWVSVQTRAHTDALALDAPATLEPGQHAPVTATVTQGTRQVPVGFPMSADWTGSPNVHIGDPDRATRRHVAAYDPATGTLTALRRGTVTLAVTVNGVTERAEIRVAAAGAPAIRSAA, encoded by the coding sequence GTGGGCCCAGGCATCGCCCGCCGGTCCGTCGTGCTGATCGCGGCGGTCACCGCACTCACCACGGGCGCCATCACCCCGTCCCTCGCCGACTCCACCCCCGACCCCCGTCCGCGCGACGCCGCCGAGGTGCTGCGCCCCGTCACCCCGCCACCGGCGGGCAGACCGGGCGGAGCCCCCAGGTCCGTCGTGGACGGCGACGGCATCGAGACCGCGCGCGGCACCCGGCCCGTCGCACCGGGCATCGGTCTCACCTCCTACGACCGGCTCGAATCCGACAAATGGCTGCGCGTGGACACGCTGTCGGTGGACCTCGGCGCCGGCGGTGTCCGGGCCGACTACCTGTCCTCCGGCACGGTCGCCGACCGCCGCAGCGTCTCCGAACTCGCCGCCGCGCACGACCCCGGCGAGGGCCGACGTACCGTCGCCGCCGTCAACGCCGACTTCTTCGACATCAACGAGACCGGGGCCCCGCAGGGACCCGGGATCAGGGACGGCGCCCTCACCCACTCGCCCGCCGCCGGTGCCCACCGGGCCGTCGGCATCGGCCCCGGGAACGCCGGGCGCGTACTGGAGCTGTACTTCGACGGCACCCTCACGCTGCCCACCGGGACCCACCCCCTCGCCGCGTACAACGCCGCGAACGTGCCGCCCGGCGGCATCGGCGCCTACACCCCCGCCTGGGGCCGGGCCGACCGCGCGCTCACCGTGGACAGGGCGACCCCCGCCGCCGAGGCCGTCGTACGGGACGGAAAGGTCGTCACCGTCACCGACGCACCCGGCAGCGGCCCGATCGAACCGGGCAGCACCGTCCTGGTCGGGCGGGAGGCCGGAGCCGTACGGCTCAGGGCACTGCGCCCCGGAGACCCGGTCGCCATGGAGTACCGCCCGCGCACCGACAGCGGCCCCCTGCCCCGGACGGCCGTCGGCGGGCGTGAACTCCTCGTCGTGGACGGTGTCCCGCAGAACCACGAGGGCCAGGGCAACAACACCGCCGCGCCCCGTACCGCCGTCGGATTCTCCCCGGACGGCCGGGAGATGACCGTCCTCACCGTCGACGGCAGGCAGGCCGACAGCGGCGGAGTCACCCTCACCGAACTCGGTGTGATGATGCGGCGGGCCGGCGCGTACCACGCGCTCAACCTCGACGGCGGAGGCTCCTCGACCCTCGTCGCCCGCGAACCCGGCAGCGACACCCTCCAGGTGGAGAACGCCCCCTCCGACGGCAGCGAGCGCACCGTCCCCAACGGCCTCGCCCTCACCGCGCCCGACGGCAGCGGAAGCCTCGACGGCTTCTGGGTCGAGACCCGTACGCCCGCCGCCACCGCGCCCGGCGACGACCCCGTCCGGGGCGGCCGACCCGAGCGCGTCTTCCCCGGACTGACCCGCGCCCTCACGGCGGCCGGGTACGACGAGACCTACGGCCCCGCGCGGGGCGAACCGCGCTGGCGCGCCGAACGGCCGGGGGTCGGCCGGGTCGACGGCGACGGCCTGTTCACCGCACGCGGCGGCGGCACCACGGAGGTCCACGCGGAACGCGGACCCGCCGGCGGAACCATCGAGTTGACCGTCCTCGGCGACCTCGCCCGCCTCCGGCCGACCACCACCCGCGTCGGCCTCGCCGACGGCGACGCCACCGGCACCTTCGGCATCGTCGGACTCGACGCGCACGGCGCCTCCGCGCCCGTCGAGCCGCGCGACGTGGAACTCACCTACGACCGCGCGCTGTTCACCGTCGCCGACGACGGCAGGGGGGCCTTCACCGTCACCTCCCGGACCGGCGCCGGGGCGGGGCTGATCACGGCGACCGTCGACGGCGTCACGACCTCCCTCGCGGTGAGCGTCGGCCTTCAGGAGCAGCAGGTCTCCGCCTTGGACGACGCCGCCGACTGGACGTTCAGCCATGCCCGCGCCGCCGGTTCGGTCGGGGCCGTACCCGACGGGCAGACCGGCACCGGACTGAGGCTGACGTACGACTTCGGCCTCTCGACCGCGACCCGCGCCGCCTACGCGAACCCGCCCCGGCAGATCCCCGTACCGGGCCAGCCGCAGTCGTTCACCCTGTGGATCAAGGGGGACGGAAAGGGGGCCTGGCCGACGCTGCACCTCAAGGACGCCGCAGGCTCGGATCAGTTGCTGCGTGGCCCGTACGTGACCTGGACCGGCTGGCGGCAGGTGACGTTCGCGGTGCCGCAGGGCGTCGCGACGCCGCTGTCCGTGCACCGCTTCTATCTCGCGGAGACGGCGGCCGACAAGCAGTACACCGGTGAGATCCTGATCGACGGCCTGACCGCACAGGTGCCGCCCACCGTCGACCTGCCCGAACAGCGGCCCGCCGCCGACCCGTTGATCGACACGGCGGCCGGGACCGAGGACCGGGACTGGCGGTTCGCGGTGATGTCCGACGCGCAGTTCGTGGCCCGGGAGCCGGACGGCGCGATCGTGCTCCGGGCGCGGCGCACCCTGCGCGAGATCAGGGCGGCGAAGCCGGACTTCCTCGTGATCAACGGCGACCTCGTGGACGAGGGTTCGCCCGCCGATCTCGCCTTCGCGCGGCGGGTGCTCACCGAGGAGCTGGGTGACGAGGTGCCCTGGTACTACGTGCCCGGCAACCACGAGGTGATGGGCGGGCGGATCGACAACTTCGTCGCCGAATTCGGGCCCGCGCACCGGGTGTTCGACCACCGGGGGACCCGGTTCGTCACCCTCGACACCTCGGCGCTCTCCCTGCGCGGCGGCGGATTCGCCCAGATCGAGGCCCTGCGCGCCCAGTTGGACGCGGCGGCCGGTGATCCCCGGGTCGGCTCGGTGATGGTCCTCGCGCATGTGCCGCCGCGCGACCCGACCGCCCAGAAGGCCAGCCAGCTCGGCGACCGCAAGGAGGCGGCCCTGCTGGAGGACTGGCTGGCGGACTTCCGGCGCGTCAGCGGCAAGGGCGCCGGGTTCATCGGCAGCCATGTCGGGGTCTTCGACGCCTCACGCGTCGACGGCGTCCCGTATCTGATCAACGGCAACTCCGGGAAGAACCCGGCCGCCCCGGCCGGCGAGGGCGGCTTCACCGGCTGGTCGCTCGTCGGCGTCGACCGGGTCTCCGGCGGCGAGCAGTCGGCGGCCCGGCACCGGCCGTGGACGGGCGGGCCCGACTGGGTCTCCGTACAGACACGGGCGCACACCGACGCGCTGGCTCTGGACGCGCCCGCGACACTGGAGCCGGGACAGCACGCACCGGTCACCGCCACCGTCACCCAGGGGACACGACAGGTACCGGTCGGCTTCCCGATGAGCGCGGACTGGACCGGCTCGCCGAACGTCCACATCGGTGACCCGGACCGGGCGACCCGCCGCCACGTGGCGGCGTACGACCCGGCCACCGGCACCCTCACGGCGCTGCGCCGGGGCACGGTCACCCTCGCCGTGACCGTCAACGGCGTCACGGAGCGCGCCGAGATCCGCGTCGCGGCGGCCGGGGCGCCCGCGATCCGGTCCGCCGCCTGA
- the paaI gene encoding hydroxyphenylacetyl-CoA thioesterase PaaI has translation MADGDEQGIPGGVGHGRAYFDADPAARGLGITLVDTGPGRATLRMTVRADMVNGHGTAHGGYLFLLADSAFACACNSHGPVTVASGADIDVVRPAREGDVLTATARERTRPGRGGIHDVTVSLGDDVLAEFPGRGRAPRS, from the coding sequence ATGGCGGACGGTGACGAGCAGGGGATTCCCGGCGGTGTGGGGCACGGGCGGGCGTACTTCGACGCCGACCCGGCGGCGCGGGGTCTGGGCATCACGCTCGTGGACACCGGCCCCGGGCGGGCCACCCTGCGGATGACCGTGCGCGCCGACATGGTGAACGGGCACGGCACCGCGCACGGCGGGTATCTCTTCCTGCTCGCCGACAGCGCCTTCGCGTGCGCCTGCAACAGCCACGGCCCGGTGACCGTCGCGTCGGGCGCCGACATCGACGTCGTCCGTCCGGCCCGGGAGGGGGACGTGCTGACCGCGACCGCGCGGGAGCGGACCCGGCCGGGGCGGGGCGGGATCCACGACGTGACGGTGAGTCTCGGGGACGACGTACTGGCCGAGTTCCCCGGTCGCGGCCGGGCGCCGCGGTCCTGA